Proteins encoded within one genomic window of Bermanella sp. WJH001:
- the fnr gene encoding fumarate/nitrate reduction transcriptional regulator Fnr yields MSKDTQSVHFLASSKSGQTHCSTCSLSSLCLPIALERADLDALDKVIKRGRPIQKGELLFKQGDPFKAVYAIRTGAIKTYAVASSGEEQITGFHLASELVGLSGYSEDTYPLSAKALETTTVCELPLDQLETLCDEIPGLRKQIMRNMGGEIRQDQQMMLQLSKKSADERMAYFLLDLSSRFERRGFSAKSFRLSMSRVDISNYLGLAVETVSRIFTRFQKNSLIKTEGKEISLLNTAELNVLSGNPETPTCDQQHS; encoded by the coding sequence ATGTCAAAGGATACGCAATCCGTCCACTTTCTTGCGTCCAGCAAAAGTGGTCAAACACATTGTAGTACCTGCAGCTTGAGTTCTTTATGCCTACCCATTGCACTTGAACGTGCTGATCTGGATGCACTGGACAAAGTCATTAAACGTGGTCGCCCAATTCAAAAAGGTGAACTGCTATTTAAACAAGGTGACCCGTTCAAGGCGGTATATGCTATTCGTACCGGTGCTATTAAAACCTATGCGGTGGCTTCAAGTGGTGAAGAGCAAATCACCGGTTTTCACCTAGCCAGCGAACTGGTTGGTTTATCAGGTTATTCTGAAGACACTTATCCATTATCTGCAAAAGCTTTAGAAACCACGACGGTTTGTGAACTGCCTCTGGATCAGTTAGAAACGCTATGCGATGAAATCCCTGGTTTGCGTAAACAAATCATGCGCAACATGGGCGGTGAAATTCGCCAAGACCAACAAATGATGCTGCAACTCTCTAAAAAGAGTGCAGATGAACGCATGGCGTACTTTTTATTGGATTTAAGTTCTCGATTCGAACGTCGCGGGTTTTCTGCAAAATCATTCCGCCTTTCCATGTCACGAGTCGACATTAGTAATTACTTAGGTTTAGCGGTTGAGACTGTGAGCCGAATTTTTACCCGCTTCCAAAAGAACAGCTTAATTAAGACCGAAGGCAAAGAGATTTCTTTACTCAATACTGCTGAGCTAAATGTTTTATCTGGTAATCCAGAAACACCTACCTGCGACCAGCAACACTCCTAA
- a CDS encoding polysaccharide deacetylase family protein → MSSTLLQLSIFFTFFFISTASHSNNKATQNDPIRQHQAVILQYHHVSTDTPASTSVSPDVFIEHLDLIEGQGFEVKPLEFVIENIKNNIPFSNKTVAITFDDGYDSIYLAAYPQLKSRGLPFTVFICPKAIDKSHGSTMTWEQLKEMDENGGYIANHSFEHLHLLEQLENETEIQWQDRIKQDITTAQQRLEAQLGPRLKYFAYPYGEFNETLKNLLKNEGYIAFAQQSGAVNRFSDMQSLPRFPASGVYANVKTLTTKLNSLAFPVIQYSPEQKIRKANDLTPQISLTVEAEDIRYHQAQCYFSGSPVPTTTVISENQLIIQAQYDGTLPLGRSRYNCTAPSKTQKGYYWFSMPFISTNEEQNWQD, encoded by the coding sequence ATGTCTTCAACACTGTTACAACTAAGTATTTTTTTTACTTTCTTTTTCATTAGTACTGCGTCTCATAGCAATAACAAAGCCACTCAAAACGACCCAATTCGACAGCATCAAGCCGTAATATTGCAGTATCATCATGTCAGCACAGATACCCCAGCCAGCACCAGTGTTAGCCCTGACGTTTTCATCGAACACTTAGATCTAATAGAAGGACAAGGTTTTGAGGTTAAACCTTTGGAATTTGTAATTGAAAACATCAAAAACAACATTCCCTTCTCAAATAAAACCGTTGCCATTACTTTTGATGATGGTTATGACTCCATTTATTTAGCCGCCTACCCTCAGTTAAAATCAAGAGGTTTACCATTCACCGTATTTATTTGTCCTAAAGCCATTGATAAAAGCCATGGTAGTACCATGACATGGGAGCAACTTAAAGAAATGGATGAAAATGGCGGCTACATTGCAAATCATAGTTTTGAACATTTACATCTTTTAGAGCAACTAGAGAATGAAACTGAAATTCAGTGGCAAGATCGAATTAAACAAGACATAACAACCGCACAACAGCGCTTAGAGGCGCAATTAGGGCCAAGACTTAAATATTTTGCCTACCCATATGGGGAATTTAATGAAACCCTAAAAAACCTATTAAAAAATGAAGGTTATATAGCATTTGCTCAACAGTCTGGTGCCGTCAATCGATTTAGTGACATGCAATCCTTGCCTCGCTTTCCCGCTTCTGGGGTTTATGCAAACGTTAAAACCCTGACAACCAAGTTAAATAGTTTGGCCTTTCCTGTCATTCAATATTCACCCGAACAAAAAATTCGAAAAGCCAATGATTTAACCCCGCAGATCAGCTTAACCGTTGAAGCTGAAGATATTAGGTACCACCAAGCACAATGTTATTTTTCTGGCTCACCGGTACCGACCACTACTGTGATTTCTGAAAACCAACTTATTATTCAAGCTCAATATGATGGGACCTTGCCTTTAGGGCGCAGTCGCTACAACTGCACAGCCCCGTCAAAAACACAAAAAGGGTATTACTGGTTCTCGATGCCTTTTATCAGCACTAATGAAGAACAGAATTGGCAAGACTAA
- a CDS encoding DNA-J related domain-containing protein yields MFNFDLSQEIEQFLLSHSPCKEYEIIQHLQQLGRLKKDCMASDLSLFRCHFLIFNALYRLQTLTPIHGRYHLSISSLEIAIEMITQPIPLNTKQNLGKHDPLSLFYLDISNLLTTTETDIRTLLDNFWKHYFSDSQKHNALNKLGLSEPVDFKTIKQQYRRLAMQHHPDRGGNADTLIEINQAMQCLQHCYN; encoded by the coding sequence ATGTTTAATTTTGATCTAAGCCAAGAAATAGAGCAGTTCTTACTGTCTCACTCACCCTGTAAAGAATATGAAATTATTCAGCATTTACAGCAATTAGGGCGGCTTAAAAAAGATTGCATGGCATCTGATTTATCTTTATTTCGATGCCACTTTTTAATTTTTAATGCATTATATCGCTTGCAAACGTTAACCCCCATTCATGGCCGGTATCATCTTTCTATATCTAGCCTTGAAATCGCCATCGAAATGATTACTCAGCCGATTCCTTTGAACACAAAGCAGAACCTAGGTAAGCATGATCCTCTTTCATTATTTTATTTGGATATTTCTAATCTATTAACAACCACTGAAACGGATATTCGCACACTGCTCGATAATTTTTGGAAACACTATTTTAGTGACAGCCAAAAACACAACGCCTTAAATAAACTAGGGCTCAGTGAGCCCGTTGACTTTAAAACCATAAAACAGCAGTATCGGCGCCTAGCAATGCAACATCACCCAGATAGAGGTGGCAATGCTGATACCCTTATTGAAATTAATCAGGCGATGCAATGTCTTCAACACTGTTACAACTAA
- the grxD gene encoding Grx4 family monothiol glutaredoxin, whose amino-acid sequence MSDIIEQIKEQISSNDVLIYMKGNPNQPQCGFSARTVSALMECGKRFAYVDVLSNPEVRANLPAYANWPTFPQLWVKGELVGGCDIVTEMAESGELKKLIDAAVPDEA is encoded by the coding sequence ATGTCTGATATTATCGAACAAATTAAAGAGCAAATTAGCAGTAATGACGTCCTTATCTACATGAAGGGCAACCCTAATCAGCCTCAGTGTGGTTTTTCAGCGCGTACGGTTTCTGCATTAATGGAATGTGGTAAGCGTTTTGCGTACGTTGATGTCTTGTCTAACCCTGAAGTACGTGCCAACCTGCCAGCCTATGCGAACTGGCCAACCTTCCCACAACTTTGGGTTAAAGGTGAATTAGTGGGCGGTTGTGACATCGTGACTGAAATGGCAGAAAGCGGTGAACTTAAAAAGTTGATTGACGCTGCTGTGCCTGACGAAGCTTAA
- a CDS encoding YecA family protein, with translation MTITAALNEDQLETLALFLEDQAEDAEGLDFFALHGLLTANAVSPSTLSTAELLPMVFNGEPQWGSANEKDNITHLINLLQKEIIELVESGQSFPVPCDLNVEADEDGEAAPLENWAIGFILLSIEQHEQWYGKHEENAAELLFPIVYASGLNADDDAFADIDEDEDLSLQVCASIPDNVIDLFLLYNGDDN, from the coding sequence ATGACTATCACTGCCGCACTGAATGAAGATCAATTAGAAACTCTTGCGCTTTTTTTAGAAGACCAAGCTGAAGACGCTGAAGGCTTAGATTTTTTTGCGCTTCATGGCCTATTAACCGCCAACGCAGTCAGTCCTTCAACACTATCCACCGCTGAGCTTTTACCAATGGTTTTCAATGGTGAGCCGCAATGGGGCTCAGCCAATGAAAAAGATAATATCACCCATCTAATCAACCTATTACAGAAAGAAATTATTGAGCTGGTTGAATCCGGTCAGAGCTTCCCTGTACCGTGTGATTTAAATGTAGAAGCGGATGAAGATGGCGAAGCGGCACCACTAGAAAACTGGGCCATTGGTTTTATCTTGCTAAGCATTGAGCAGCATGAACAATGGTATGGTAAACATGAAGAGAATGCAGCAGAGCTACTATTCCCTATTGTCTATGCCTCTGGTTTAAATGCAGATGATGATGCATTTGCTGACATTGATGAAGATGAAGATTTAAGTCTTCAAGTTTGTGCCAGCATTCCAGATAACGTCATTGATTTATTTTTATTGTATAACGGTGATGATAACTAA
- a CDS encoding YbaN family protein has translation MEMPPEKRHNIITWSLIAIGWISVFLGVLGIFLPLLPTTPFLLLAAACFVRSSPRFYQWLVEHPKLGKYILHYLNGEGLPKKAKIYTIMTIWLTMGISAWLVVPIIWGKLALLLIGGCVSIYIWRLPTITDSSVTKPQHDGS, from the coding sequence ATGGAAATGCCCCCTGAAAAGCGTCACAACATTATTACCTGGTCCCTCATCGCAATTGGCTGGATCAGCGTATTTTTAGGGGTATTGGGCATTTTTTTACCACTTCTCCCAACAACACCATTCTTATTACTGGCTGCGGCTTGTTTTGTCCGCTCTAGCCCGCGTTTCTATCAATGGTTGGTGGAGCACCCAAAGCTTGGGAAATATATCTTGCACTACCTAAATGGCGAGGGGTTACCCAAAAAGGCCAAGATCTACACGATCATGACCATTTGGCTAACAATGGGAATTTCGGCTTGGTTAGTTGTACCGATTATATGGGGAAAATTGGCATTATTATTAATTGGTGGGTGCGTCAGTATTTATATCTGGCGCTTACCCACTATTACCGATTCTAGCGTAACCAAACCTCAACACGACGGTTCTTAA
- the ttcA gene encoding tRNA 2-thiocytidine(32) synthetase TtcA — protein MVQFVDASVSQTPEADKKQKTEFNKLQKRIRRDVGRAIADFNMIEEGDRIMVCLSGGKDSYTMLDILISLQKSAPIKFELVAVNLDQKQPGFPEHILPSYLDTLGIEYYIVNRDTYSVVKEKVPEGRTTCGLCSRLRRGTLYAFAEDINCNKVALGHHRDDIVETLFLNLFYGARFAAMPPKLLSDDKRNIVIRPLAYCKESDIAEFSKIKQYPIIPCNLCGSQENLQRQNIKAMLAQWEKDTPGRVQQVFNGLQNIAPSQLADTQLFDFETLTIDRSSAREAYEHAEGQVIEGVGEFAQMPPRLKPDNLINAINIMSELEIK, from the coding sequence ATGGTTCAGTTCGTTGATGCCAGTGTGTCCCAGACACCTGAAGCAGACAAAAAGCAAAAAACAGAATTTAATAAGCTCCAAAAGCGTATTCGACGTGACGTGGGTCGAGCGATTGCAGACTTTAATATGATTGAAGAAGGCGATCGCATCATGGTGTGCTTATCTGGCGGTAAGGACAGCTATACCATGCTGGACATTCTGATTAGCCTGCAAAAAAGCGCGCCCATCAAATTTGAGTTAGTGGCTGTTAACCTAGACCAAAAACAACCGGGCTTCCCTGAGCATATATTACCAAGTTACCTAGATACCTTAGGCATTGAATACTACATCGTTAACCGTGACACCTACTCTGTGGTTAAAGAAAAAGTGCCTGAGGGAAGAACCACCTGCGGACTTTGTTCTCGTCTTCGTCGCGGTACTTTATATGCGTTCGCGGAAGACATTAACTGCAACAAAGTTGCCCTTGGTCATCACCGTGACGACATTGTCGAAACCTTATTCTTAAACCTGTTTTATGGTGCACGTTTTGCCGCTATGCCGCCAAAACTTCTAAGCGATGACAAACGTAATATCGTCATTCGCCCACTGGCCTATTGCAAAGAAAGCGATATTGCCGAGTTTTCTAAAATAAAACAGTACCCAATTATTCCGTGTAATTTATGCGGCAGCCAAGAAAACCTGCAACGTCAAAATATTAAAGCCATGCTCGCACAATGGGAAAAAGACACTCCAGGGCGCGTGCAGCAAGTATTTAATGGTTTACAAAATATTGCCCCATCACAATTAGCAGACACTCAATTATTTGATTTTGAAACTCTGACCATTGATCGCAGCTCTGCCAGAGAGGCCTATGAGCATGCTGAAGGTCAAGTCATTGAAGGGGTTGGTGAATTTGCACAAATGCCACCAAGACTAAAGCCAGATAATTTAATTAACGCGATTAATATTATGAGTGAGCTAGAAATAAAATAA
- the greB gene encoding transcription elongation factor GreB encodes MKTKLVTEQGFAALKQELDHLWRVYRPEITQKVTWAASLGDRSENADYKENKRILRQIDSRVRYLSKCIESLQVVKYSPQQEGKVFFGAFVGIENDSGDEKHFRIVGPEEIYAQSSNISIDSPMARALLGKSEGDDVVVNTPSGAQEWYITHIHYQVSE; translated from the coding sequence TTGAAAACTAAATTAGTAACTGAACAAGGTTTTGCTGCTTTAAAACAAGAGCTTGACCATTTGTGGCGGGTGTATCGTCCAGAAATTACGCAAAAAGTAACCTGGGCGGCAAGTTTAGGCGATCGCTCAGAAAATGCGGACTATAAAGAAAATAAACGGATACTGCGTCAAATTGACAGTCGTGTGCGCTATTTAAGTAAATGTATTGAAAGCTTGCAAGTGGTTAAGTATAGCCCGCAACAAGAAGGAAAAGTGTTTTTTGGTGCATTTGTCGGTATTGAAAATGATTCGGGTGATGAAAAGCATTTTCGAATTGTTGGCCCTGAGGAGATTTACGCTCAAAGTTCGAATATTTCAATAGATAGTCCCATGGCGAGGGCATTGTTGGGTAAATCAGAGGGGGATGACGTGGTTGTCAATACGCCAAGCGGAGCCCAAGAATGGTACATTACTCACATACATTATCAGGTGAGTGAATAA
- a CDS encoding STAS domain-containing protein, which translates to MSTVNVNDSGGALQIAIVGRFDFNILQEFRDAYSDKEGSQGQFVIDLAQTEYIDSSALGMLLNMKNHLGAEDRQIEIKNCQPNLMKIFSIAHFDKKFKFV; encoded by the coding sequence ATGAGCACGGTTAACGTAAATGACAGCGGTGGCGCACTACAGATTGCCATAGTGGGTCGATTTGACTTTAACATTTTGCAAGAATTTCGAGATGCATACTCAGATAAAGAGGGCTCACAGGGTCAATTTGTCATTGATTTAGCACAGACTGAATACATCGATAGTTCAGCACTGGGCATGTTGTTAAATATGAAAAATCACCTTGGAGCAGAAGATAGACAAATAGAAATTAAAAACTGCCAACCAAATTTGATGAAAATTTTCTCAATTGCACATTTTGATAAAAAATTTAAGTTTGTATAA
- a CDS encoding SpoIIE family protein phosphatase, which yields MRILVVDDQETNRAILVWLLEDDGHEVIEAKDGLEAVNLFQASSIDIVLMDVMMPVMDGLEAAKNIKELCGDSRHVPIIFLTALEDDKALSECLDSGGDDFLSKPYNEAVLKAKIAAHLRIRELTEQIKEKNTELTLHNSRWEREKNIVSHIFNRALEHNLSDCRNLRSHIAPASTFNGDILLSAPSPGGGLYVFLGDFTGHGLGASIGTLPIANSFDQLVNRHLSVGEIAYEFNRMLLTMLPDYMFCCATLLELNASGNSVQLWSGGLPDGYIIAADGSIKEPLVSKNIPLGIESNENFNKAFEIKKLEEGEKIILLTDGIIEAENPNGEFFTEEGFKRAFTKGTKDSMNSLLEKLSAFTQGAEQNDDITLVEVSSGQVVIEDQKIQESIQYDGILWNIRFNLSATDLQQANPVEEIMSVLGAQTLLRPNRDVIGLLLAELYSNALEHGILELSSDMKKTEEGFVEYYNQRKKRLLALENAYIKLSCKLLYDDDEELVLRIKMEDSGVGFDVDGLMERGGGDSFGRGVSLIHRVCKRTQYMKNGSAVETDFPVNQKLNESN from the coding sequence ATGCGTATATTGGTTGTTGATGATCAAGAAACCAATCGAGCCATACTTGTTTGGTTACTTGAAGACGATGGTCACGAAGTTATTGAAGCTAAAGATGGTTTAGAGGCGGTTAATCTATTCCAAGCATCATCCATCGATATTGTATTGATGGACGTTATGATGCCCGTCATGGACGGCCTTGAGGCGGCAAAAAATATCAAAGAACTTTGTGGCGATAGTCGGCATGTTCCCATTATTTTTCTTACCGCACTGGAAGATGATAAGGCATTAAGTGAGTGTTTAGACTCAGGTGGTGATGACTTTTTATCAAAGCCTTATAACGAAGCGGTTCTTAAAGCTAAGATTGCAGCCCATCTTAGAATCCGTGAGTTAACCGAGCAAATTAAAGAAAAAAATACAGAATTAACCCTGCATAATAGTCGCTGGGAACGTGAAAAAAACATTGTCTCCCACATATTTAATCGTGCTTTAGAGCACAACTTAAGTGATTGTCGAAATCTTCGCAGTCACATAGCCCCTGCATCGACTTTTAATGGTGATATTTTATTATCTGCACCCAGTCCTGGTGGGGGCTTATACGTGTTTTTAGGTGATTTTACGGGGCATGGTTTAGGGGCTTCAATTGGCACCTTACCTATTGCCAACAGTTTTGATCAGTTAGTGAACCGCCATCTTAGTGTAGGTGAAATTGCCTATGAATTTAATCGAATGCTACTGACCATGTTGCCTGATTACATGTTTTGCTGCGCCACATTACTTGAACTTAATGCCAGTGGAAATAGTGTGCAATTGTGGTCTGGTGGTTTACCAGACGGCTATATTATTGCCGCTGATGGCAGTATTAAAGAGCCATTAGTTTCGAAAAATATTCCCCTTGGTATCGAGAGTAATGAAAACTTTAATAAAGCATTTGAAATTAAAAAACTAGAAGAAGGCGAAAAAATAATACTGCTAACAGACGGTATTATTGAAGCTGAAAATCCAAATGGAGAGTTCTTTACAGAAGAGGGATTTAAGCGCGCTTTTACCAAAGGCACTAAAGACTCCATGAATTCCCTGTTAGAAAAATTATCGGCGTTTACTCAGGGCGCGGAACAAAATGATGATATTACATTGGTGGAAGTCAGCTCAGGCCAAGTTGTGATAGAAGATCAAAAAATTCAAGAGAGTATTCAGTATGATGGTATTTTGTGGAATATTCGATTTAATTTAAGCGCGACAGATTTACAGCAAGCGAATCCAGTAGAAGAAATCATGTCGGTATTAGGTGCTCAGACGCTACTTAGGCCTAATCGTGATGTCATTGGTTTGTTATTGGCTGAGCTATATAGCAATGCTTTAGAACATGGCATTTTAGAATTGTCATCTGATATGAAAAAAACGGAAGAGGGTTTTGTAGAGTACTATAACCAGCGTAAAAAACGTCTGTTAGCACTTGAAAATGCCTACATAAAACTTAGCTGTAAATTGCTCTATGATGACGATGAAGAACTTGTTTTGAGAATCAAAATGGAAGATTCCGGTGTCGGTTTTGATGTGGATGGATTAATGGAGCGCGGCGGCGGAGATTCTTTTGGTCGCGGTGTATCGTTAATACACCGCGTATGCAAACGGACTCAATACATGAAAAACGGCAGCGCCGTTGAAACAGATTTCCCCGTTAATCAAAAACTCAATGAAAGTAATTAG
- a CDS encoding phosphate ABC transporter substrate-binding/OmpA family protein → MIMAYLEAKGAKNVRIVPLDADNEKLVKGDFPSLGKTVEVAIAAHGSSTGFKSLMNGKADIWASSRSVKEKEVLAAKGFSDLEDPESEHVLGIDGLAIVVNPRNNVTQLSKEQLGLIYSGQVSNWSELGGPDMTISLFARDENSGTWDSFKNMVLGKQFQLSGSAQRFESSENLVRNVLQNEGGIGFIGMAFVGKSKLLAISDGPAQAFKPSQLTVATEDYALSRRLFFYTHGQPSNEYVTEFMRFAQGINGQSIVRNEGFISQNVESMDASLADDMPADYVEMVKGAKRLSVNFRFQEGSAQLDNKALKDIQRLAFYMREQMPNSKLLLIGFGDKRKNEHRSKLLSKLRAMAVKRELSRLGIYPQKTTGYGDFNPVASFEGASKIKNRRVEVWLR, encoded by the coding sequence ATGATAATGGCCTACCTAGAAGCTAAAGGTGCTAAAAACGTACGTATTGTTCCTTTAGATGCGGACAACGAAAAGCTTGTAAAAGGGGATTTTCCAAGTTTGGGTAAAACAGTTGAGGTAGCGATTGCAGCGCATGGCTCTAGCACAGGCTTTAAAAGTTTAATGAATGGTAAGGCTGATATTTGGGCCTCTTCTCGCTCGGTTAAAGAAAAAGAAGTGCTTGCGGCTAAGGGTTTCTCTGATTTAGAAGATCCAGAATCCGAACATGTGCTGGGCATTGATGGTTTAGCCATTGTGGTAAACCCAAGAAACAACGTGACTCAATTGAGCAAAGAACAATTAGGTTTGATTTACTCAGGGCAAGTGAGCAATTGGTCTGAATTAGGTGGGCCAGATATGACAATATCCTTGTTCGCTCGTGACGAAAACTCAGGTACTTGGGATAGTTTTAAGAATATGGTGCTGGGTAAGCAATTCCAATTAAGTGGCTCGGCTCAACGATTTGAATCCAGTGAAAACTTAGTGCGCAATGTTTTACAAAACGAAGGTGGTATTGGTTTTATCGGTATGGCCTTTGTCGGTAAAAGCAAGTTGCTGGCGATCAGTGATGGTCCTGCACAGGCATTTAAGCCTTCTCAGTTAACAGTGGCAACTGAAGATTATGCACTGTCACGTAGGCTCTTCTTTTATACCCATGGACAGCCAAGCAACGAATATGTAACAGAATTTATGCGTTTTGCTCAAGGAATCAATGGCCAATCGATTGTTAGAAATGAAGGGTTTATCTCTCAAAATGTGGAATCAATGGATGCCAGTTTAGCCGACGATATGCCAGCTGATTACGTCGAAATGGTTAAGGGTGCTAAGCGTTTGAGTGTGAACTTCCGTTTTCAAGAAGGCAGTGCTCAGCTTGATAATAAAGCGCTAAAAGACATTCAACGCTTAGCTTTTTATATGCGAGAGCAAATGCCGAACTCTAAACTGCTGTTGATTGGTTTTGGTGATAAACGTAAAAATGAGCATCGATCAAAACTACTATCCAAATTAAGGGCTATGGCGGTAAAACGAGAGTTATCACGCCTAGGTATCTACCCGCAAAAAACCACAGGCTATGGTGATTTCAACCCTGTGGCTTCCTTTGAAGGGGCATCTAAGATTAAGAACCGTCGTGTTGAGGTTTGGTTACGCTAG
- a CDS encoding prenyltransferase, which produces MDNIRIPLKSEALTDALQNGYINGRAGWVAQAVDDNHVIFKPVSEGQPHFMIRLFKSIRAISLTATLLPAIATALLCLNLGLSIDLFVLTTAVMGVLFLQVAVNVFNDVEDYFKLIDLPGSLGGSGVIQSAWFSAKHMQVIAWSALCLAGLCALPAVLKYPVHILVIALIAGVGVIGYSGQPFRFKYRALGDVFVFLLCGPVLTTGIMIAATGNVHPLMIVLGGYFGFIACGILNANNLNDINVDVASGSITLASVLGFNNARWLQVLYYLAAFVCLIILSLFIGAWVLLPIILTPVIFRHIFILFKAQDCDHESLKEIRFDAAKLHLLLSIAVCIGLTI; this is translated from the coding sequence ATGGACAATATACGCATACCTTTAAAGTCAGAGGCATTAACTGATGCTTTGCAAAATGGTTATATTAATGGTCGTGCTGGCTGGGTTGCCCAAGCAGTTGATGATAACCATGTGATCTTTAAGCCGGTTAGTGAAGGGCAGCCGCATTTTATGATTAGGTTGTTCAAATCAATCCGCGCCATTAGCTTAACGGCGACATTATTACCCGCCATAGCAACAGCGTTATTGTGTCTTAACCTTGGATTATCAATTGATCTTTTTGTTTTAACCACTGCGGTGATGGGGGTCTTGTTTTTACAGGTGGCAGTTAATGTATTTAACGATGTTGAAGACTACTTTAAGTTGATTGATTTACCTGGGTCATTAGGTGGAAGTGGTGTGATCCAATCAGCTTGGTTTAGTGCTAAACACATGCAGGTAATTGCATGGAGCGCGTTATGTTTAGCCGGCTTGTGTGCATTACCTGCTGTTTTAAAATATCCAGTACATATTTTAGTCATTGCTTTAATAGCAGGCGTGGGTGTGATTGGCTACTCTGGTCAACCCTTTCGTTTTAAATATCGCGCACTGGGAGATGTATTTGTATTTTTATTATGTGGCCCAGTTTTAACCACTGGCATCATGATAGCCGCTACGGGAAATGTGCACCCCTTGATGATCGTACTGGGAGGATATTTTGGTTTTATAGCCTGTGGCATACTGAACGCTAATAATTTAAATGACATTAATGTGGATGTTGCCAGTGGCTCTATCACTCTAGCCAGTGTATTGGGGTTTAATAACGCAAGATGGCTACAGGTTTTATATTATTTAGCGGCATTTGTTTGTTTAATAATCTTGTCGCTTTTCATAGGCGCATGGGTTTTATTACCGATAATTTTAACCCCAGTAATATTTCGACATATTTTTATACTCTTTAAAGCTCAGGATTGTGATCATGAGTCTTTGAAAGAAATTAGATTTGATGCGGCAAAGTTACACTTGTTATTGAGCATTGCCGTTTGCATTGGATTAACAATATAG
- a CDS encoding LysR family transcriptional regulator, giving the protein MRGPRVTLEQWRTLQAVVDHGGYAQAAEALHKSQSSISYTVAKLQEQIGMELLHIEGRKAVLTSAGEALLQRSRHLIEHAIEIEQVAASLEQGWEAQVALATDAIFPKTILIDAFKQFFPESRGCKMLMREEVLSGAAEVLLEKKVDLSITPWVPPGFMGEKLMNIDFVAVAHPDHALHKLGRKISSNDLTQHLHVVIKDSGVKQSRDSGWLGSDLRWTVTNLESARQLVLEGLGFSWIPLHEACEYIQKGQLLPLDLEENYQKNGSLYLVFANKSIAGPATQLLASYIKTCTQAYIKQQLSLDELRVSSLNTED; this is encoded by the coding sequence ATGCGCGGACCCAGAGTAACTCTAGAACAGTGGCGAACACTCCAAGCAGTTGTTGATCATGGCGGCTATGCACAAGCGGCAGAAGCCTTACATAAAAGCCAATCATCCATTAGCTATACCGTGGCAAAATTACAAGAACAAATCGGTATGGAGCTGTTACATATAGAAGGTCGAAAGGCTGTGCTGACCAGTGCAGGTGAGGCTCTTCTTCAGCGTTCCCGGCATTTAATTGAACATGCCATTGAGATCGAACAGGTTGCCGCTAGCCTAGAACAAGGTTGGGAGGCACAAGTGGCCTTAGCAACCGACGCCATTTTCCCAAAAACAATCTTAATTGATGCATTTAAACAATTTTTTCCAGAAAGTCGTGGTTGTAAAATGCTTATGCGTGAAGAGGTTTTGTCAGGGGCGGCAGAGGTTCTACTGGAGAAAAAAGTCGATTTATCGATCACCCCATGGGTACCACCTGGTTTTATGGGTGAAAAGCTCATGAATATCGATTTTGTTGCCGTGGCTCACCCTGATCATGCTTTGCATAAATTGGGGCGCAAAATCAGTAGTAATGATTTAACCCAACATTTACATGTGGTGATTAAAGACTCAGGGGTGAAACAAAGTAGGGATTCAGGCTGGTTGGGTTCAGATCTACGCTGGACAGTCACCAACCTAGAAAGTGCTCGTCAGTTAGTGTTAGAAGGGTTAGGGTTTTCTTGGATTCCACTACATGAAGCATGTGAATACATCCAAAAAGGTCAATTATTACCGCTTGATCTTGAGGAGAACTACCAAAAAAATGGCAGCTTGTATCTTGTATTTGCTAATAAATCTATTGCCGGACCCGCAACACAGTTATTAGCGTCTTACATTAAAACCTGTACTCAAGCGTATATTAAACAACAGCTAAGTTTAGATGAATTAAGAGTCTCATCTTTAAATACTGAAGATTAG